In Leptospiraceae bacterium, a genomic segment contains:
- a CDS encoding ankyrin repeat domain-containing protein encodes MKYFVLFLILFFSYCKTKEVKPVVNIPKEEDRPINKIPEKKQESSHNSNADEFLMQSVRLADYEGVIQALKDGANPDTANEYGNTVLMWSAFEGYTDIVKKLIESGASVNQKDVYKKTALMFAKDKNRVEIIQLLKQAGAVDYPAPKERVEEKKWGF; translated from the coding sequence TATTTTTCTCTTACTGTAAAACCAAAGAGGTAAAGCCAGTTGTCAATATACCCAAAGAAGAGGATCGACCCATAAATAAAATACCGGAAAAAAAGCAGGAATCTTCTCACAACTCTAATGCTGATGAGTTTTTAATGCAAAGTGTAAGGCTTGCTGATTATGAGGGAGTTATACAGGCATTAAAAGATGGAGCCAATCCGGATACTGCTAATGAATATGGTAATACTGTTTTAATGTGGTCTGCCTTTGAGGGGTATACAGATATAGTAAAGAAGCTTATTGAATCAGGAGCCAGTGTAAACCAGAAAGATGTTTATAAAAAAACGGCCCTGATGTTTGCAAAAGATAAGAATCGTGTCGAGATTATTCAGCTTCTAAAACAAGCAGGAGCCGTGGATTATCCGGCTCCAAAAGAACGAGTGGAAGAAAAAAAGTGGGGATTTTAA
- a CDS encoding rhomboid family intramembrane serine protease — MVYIIDLILPLPLNSLGIIPRTFRGIFGIPLSPLLHSGLSHLISNSVPIFILSLLLLSTYRKMAMKVYISVIFLGGLLVWIFARGGNHIGASGLIYGLAGFLVTCGILFKNLRALFIALITILLYGGLIWGVLPGVFNSHISWEAHLFGAIAGIFTAYAYKKNFL; from the coding sequence CTGGTATATATAATTGATCTCATTCTTCCCCTGCCTTTAAATAGTCTCGGGATTATACCGAGAACGTTTCGAGGAATCTTTGGAATTCCCTTATCTCCCCTACTCCATTCAGGCCTATCCCATCTCATCTCCAATAGCGTTCCCATCTTTATCCTGAGCCTACTCTTACTTTCTACCTATCGCAAAATGGCTATGAAGGTTTATATCTCCGTTATTTTTCTCGGAGGCTTGTTGGTCTGGATATTCGCAAGGGGAGGAAATCATATTGGAGCCAGCGGATTAATCTATGGACTGGCCGGTTTTCTTGTTACCTGCGGAATTTTATTTAAAAATCTTAGGGCACTTTTCATTGCTCTCATTACCATACTTCTCTATGGAGGTCTAATCTGGGGAGTTTTGCCGGGTGTTTTTAACAGTCACATTTCCTGGGAAGCCCACCTTTTTGGTGCCATAGCAGGAATTTTTACTGCTTATGCTTATAAGAAAAACTTCCTGTAA